A section of the Candidatus Methylomirabilota bacterium genome encodes:
- the rsfS gene encoding ribosome silencing factor — protein sequence MTQPPAERKARSAARAALDKRATDLVVLDVRAVSSIADYFLLCSAKSTTHMEAISGAIRDELKGADVRPLHTEGVAASGWILLDYGDVLMHVFLEDTRAYYALERLWGDAPTLSLAGGSERA from the coding sequence GTGACGCAGCCGCCGGCCGAGCGGAAGGCGCGGAGCGCCGCGCGCGCGGCGCTCGACAAGCGGGCGACCGACCTGGTCGTGCTGGACGTGCGCGCCGTCTCGAGCATCGCCGACTACTTCCTGCTCTGCAGCGCCAAATCGACGACCCACATGGAGGCGATCTCGGGCGCGATCCGCGACGAGCTCAAGGGCGCGGACGTCCGGCCGCTCCACACCGAGGGCGTCGCCGCCAGCGGCTGGATCCTCCTCGACTACGGCGACGTCCTCATGCACGTGTTCCTCGAGGACACGCGCGCCTACTACGCGCTCGAGCGCCTCTGGGGCGACGCGCCCACCCTGTCGCTCGCCGGCGGCTCCGAAAGGGCGTGA
- a CDS encoding TraR/DksA family transcriptional regulator: MRKERLAYFKKRLVEKQRQLADEVGRTAIYGKDQEDDSIKDLGDQANTAYNREFFFELGNGDRRLLRDVVSALQKLDDGAFGSCERCSEPISEKRLEALPFARYCIDCQRVVEQEERMATG, encoded by the coding sequence ATGCGCAAAGAGCGACTGGCGTACTTCAAGAAGCGGCTGGTCGAGAAGCAGCGCCAACTGGCGGACGAGGTCGGCCGGACCGCCATCTACGGCAAGGATCAGGAGGACGACTCGATCAAGGACCTGGGCGACCAGGCCAACACCGCCTACAACAGGGAGTTCTTCTTCGAGCTCGGCAACGGCGACCGCCGCCTCCTCCGCGACGTCGTCTCCGCGCTGCAGAAGCTCGACGACGGCGCCTTCGGCTCCTGCGAGCGCTGCAGCGAGCCCATTTCCGAGAAACGCCTCGAGGCGCTGCCCTTCGCCCGCTACTGCATCGACTGTCAGCGCGTGGTCGAGCAAGAGGAGCGGATGGCCACGGGCTGA
- the proB gene encoding glutamate 5-kinase has translation MKERKLPRVRRLVVKVGTGLVTEPGIGASPERIGALARDIAAAREGRRVVLVTSGAIATGMARLRLSERPRSIPEKQAAAAVGQSALMERYEAAFARHGIHVGQVLLTAQDIGDRARYLNAKNTLLALLRFDVLPIVNENDTVAVEEIKVGDNDNLSALVASLIDADLLVLLTDVDGLYSDDPTVNAAARRVERVEAVTDEIARLARDRADGVSVGGMATKLQAAKKAAASGVAMVIASGREPGVLARILAGEPVGTYFAPKAERLAARKRWIAFAVPPQGRLTVDAGALAALTRHKKSLLPAGVVAVEGDFASGEVVAVQGAGGREFARGVVNFDAAELRKIQGAQTSEIETRLGYKSFDEVIHRDNLVIL, from the coding sequence GTGAAGGAGCGCAAGCTCCCCCGCGTCCGCCGGCTCGTGGTGAAGGTCGGCACCGGGCTCGTCACCGAGCCCGGTATCGGCGCCTCGCCCGAGCGCATCGGCGCGCTCGCGCGCGACATCGCCGCCGCGCGCGAGGGGCGCCGCGTCGTGCTCGTCACGTCGGGCGCCATCGCGACGGGGATGGCGCGGCTCCGGCTCTCCGAGCGCCCGCGCTCGATCCCCGAGAAGCAGGCGGCCGCCGCGGTCGGCCAGTCCGCGCTCATGGAGCGCTACGAAGCGGCGTTCGCCCGGCACGGGATCCACGTGGGCCAGGTGCTGCTCACCGCGCAGGACATCGGCGACCGCGCGCGCTACCTCAACGCGAAGAACACGCTGCTCGCGCTGCTGCGCTTCGACGTGCTCCCGATCGTGAACGAGAACGACACGGTCGCCGTCGAGGAGATCAAGGTCGGCGACAACGACAACCTGAGCGCGCTCGTCGCCTCGCTGATCGACGCCGACCTGCTGGTGCTCCTCACCGACGTGGACGGTCTCTACAGCGACGACCCGACCGTCAACGCCGCCGCCCGCAGGGTCGAGCGGGTCGAGGCCGTCACCGACGAGATCGCGCGGCTCGCCCGCGACCGCGCTGATGGCGTCTCGGTCGGCGGCATGGCGACGAAGCTCCAGGCCGCGAAGAAGGCCGCCGCGTCGGGCGTCGCGATGGTGATCGCGAGCGGCCGCGAGCCCGGCGTCCTCGCCCGGATCCTCGCCGGCGAGCCCGTCGGGACGTACTTCGCGCCGAAGGCCGAGCGGCTCGCCGCGCGCAAGCGCTGGATCGCGTTCGCGGTGCCCCCGCAGGGCCGGCTCACGGTGGACGCGGGGGCGCTCGCGGCGCTGACCCGGCACAAGAAGAGCCTGCTCCCGGCGGGGGTCGTCGCCGTCGAGGGCGACTTCGCCTCGGGCGAGGTGGTGGCGGTGCAGGGCGCTGGAGGCCGCGAGTTCGCGCGCGGCGTGGTGAACTTCGACGCCGCGGAGCTCCGGAAGATCCAGGGCGCCCAGACCAGCGAGATCGAGACGCGGCTCGGCTACAAGAGCTTCGACGAAGTGATCCACCGCGATAATCTGGTAATCCTCTAG
- a CDS encoding glutamate-5-semialdehyde dehydrogenase: protein MDVRALVEGKARAAREAARALALCPTRIKNDALLQMAHGLVEKTAALLEANRGDVERARSRGAARAFLDRLALSEARVEEMAQGLREIAALPDPVGMVVEAWRRPNGLEISRVRVPLGVIAFIYESRPNVTADAAGLCVKAGNAVVLRGGSEAIESNTLIAGVLAKALEKAGGPADAIQFVDTTDRAAVAALLELDGLLDLVIPRGGEDFVRWVAERSRVPVLKHDKGLVHVFVDASADPAMAAQIVVNAKAQRPSVCNALETLLVHRAIAPAFLPLAARRLADAGVELRGCPATRALVPAARPATDADWDTEYLDLILAVRVVDDLDAALAHIRRHGTGLAEAIVTNDLEHARRFTREVDAAAVLVNASTRLVDGGQFGMGAEMGVSTSRVHARGPVGARELTTTKFIVLGDGQVRD from the coding sequence ATGGACGTCCGGGCGCTCGTGGAAGGGAAGGCCCGCGCGGCGCGCGAGGCCGCGCGCGCGCTCGCGCTCTGCCCGACCCGCATCAAGAACGACGCGCTCCTCCAGATGGCGCACGGGCTCGTCGAGAAGACCGCGGCGCTCCTCGAAGCGAACCGCGGCGACGTCGAGCGCGCCCGGAGCCGCGGCGCCGCGCGCGCGTTCCTCGACCGCCTGGCGCTCAGCGAGGCCCGCGTCGAGGAGATGGCGCAGGGGCTCCGCGAGATCGCCGCGCTCCCGGACCCCGTGGGGATGGTCGTCGAGGCGTGGCGCCGGCCGAACGGCCTCGAGATCTCCCGCGTCCGCGTCCCGCTGGGCGTCATCGCGTTCATCTACGAGTCGCGCCCGAACGTCACGGCCGACGCCGCCGGGCTCTGCGTGAAGGCCGGCAACGCCGTCGTGCTGCGCGGCGGCAGCGAGGCGATCGAGTCCAACACGCTGATCGCCGGCGTGCTGGCCAAGGCGCTCGAGAAGGCGGGCGGCCCGGCCGACGCGATCCAGTTCGTGGACACGACCGACCGGGCGGCGGTCGCGGCGCTCCTCGAGCTCGACGGGCTCCTCGACCTCGTCATCCCGCGGGGGGGCGAGGACTTCGTCCGGTGGGTCGCCGAGCGCTCGCGCGTCCCGGTGCTCAAGCACGACAAGGGCCTCGTCCACGTTTTCGTCGACGCCTCGGCCGACCCCGCGATGGCCGCGCAGATCGTGGTGAACGCGAAGGCCCAGCGGCCGAGCGTCTGCAACGCGCTCGAGACGCTCCTGGTCCACCGCGCGATCGCGCCGGCGTTCCTGCCGCTGGCGGCGCGGCGGCTCGCCGACGCGGGCGTCGAGCTCCGCGGCTGCCCGGCGACGCGGGCGCTCGTGCCCGCGGCGCGGCCCGCGACCGACGCGGACTGGGACACGGAGTATCTGGACCTGATCCTCGCGGTGCGCGTCGTGGACGACCTCGACGCCGCCCTCGCGCACATCCGCCGGCACGGCACGGGGCTCGCTGAGGCGATCGTCACCAACGACCTCGAGCACGCGCGCCGCTTCACGCGCGAGGTGGACGCCGCCGCCGTGCTCGTGAACGCCTCGACCCGGCTCGTGGACGGCGGCCAGTTCGGCATGGGCGCGGAGATGGGCGTCTCGACCTCGCGGGTCCACGCGCGCGGCCCGGTGGGCGCGCGCGAGCTGACGACGACGAAGTTCATCGTGCTGGGCGACGGTCAGGTGCGGGACTAG
- the nadD gene encoding nicotinate-nucleotide adenylyltransferase: MAGTAVFGGSFNPIHYGHLLLADEVLEALGLDRILFVPAAVPPHKPPGRLAPAADRYEMVRLATAGHPRFEVSDVELRRAGPSYTVDTLAELRIPRADLFLLLGSETFLDLLTWREPRRLAELARLVVVPRVGSAFDPDSAAAQKVVREIGQEPLIVRVTSLPISASDLRRRVREGRSLAYRVPDAVLAHIRARRLYLTEGA, from the coding sequence TTGGCCGGCACCGCGGTCTTCGGCGGGTCGTTCAACCCGATCCACTACGGGCACCTGCTTCTCGCCGACGAGGTCCTCGAGGCGCTCGGCCTCGACCGGATCCTGTTCGTGCCCGCCGCGGTCCCGCCCCACAAGCCGCCCGGGCGGCTGGCGCCGGCGGCCGACCGCTACGAGATGGTCCGGCTCGCGACGGCGGGCCACCCGCGGTTCGAGGTCTCCGACGTCGAGCTGCGCCGCGCCGGTCCCTCGTACACCGTGGACACGCTCGCGGAGCTCCGCATCCCCCGCGCGGACCTCTTCCTCCTCCTGGGCTCGGAGACCTTCCTCGACCTCCTCACGTGGCGCGAGCCCCGGCGCCTTGCCGAACTGGCCCGGCTCGTCGTGGTCCCGCGCGTCGGCAGCGCGTTCGATCCCGACAGCGCCGCGGCGCAGAAGGTCGTGCGCGAGATCGGGCAGGAGCCCCTGATCGTGCGCGTGACGTCGCTGCCGATCTCGGCGTCGGACCTCCGGCGCCGCGTCCGCGAGGGGCGGTCGCTCGCCTACCGCGTGCCCGACGCGGTCCTCGCCCACATCCGCGCGCGGCGCCTCTACCTGACCGAGGGGGCGTGA